In Colwellia sp. PAMC 20917, a single genomic region encodes these proteins:
- a CDS encoding CsiV family protein, with translation MNLKHLALLCAALIFSQQTSAADKDNDDRWFEVEVILFSQLGDKAQLKEKFPNNTALPQYRNIIDLLGPYLNPDIVSLKQQLPRCNNPTYAQSLLEQAITAIKEQPYYVAKSLAELQTLSAQTIDESLTETSVSKFSDGTHRQVALDNINDSPAPINSSLKVDDDSRLAMPLPKQVMSEKELTQRLMLLEQAAAEFSTLPLTYANETASFTDGICTISVEEFKHFTQSTDAYAYQSYSAFNLEQVPPTINNIEDIYSDEDYLLNKESLQLDDIVKEIARSRNFKPLLHFGWRQKTKTKQLAVPLKVIAGENFSEQYQKELQQFQQQRKQAQSQEEALHNALYKDSSAQIERSDETVKEKIMAERLQALLIKLPNLPTETKSLLAEIEQDITDTALILNTSTMQAAPIKPPQNWTLEGFIKVEVDFYLHITADLNVMNMSLAEQATQRLLPGDKQKPSAILKTINFKQDRRVRSTEIHYFDHPYIGMIIRILPYDKPTKEVEQSTPLN, from the coding sequence ATGAACTTAAAACATTTAGCGCTGCTCTGTGCAGCCTTAATATTTTCACAACAAACCAGTGCCGCTGATAAAGATAATGACGACCGCTGGTTTGAAGTGGAAGTGATCCTGTTTAGTCAACTGGGCGATAAAGCGCAATTAAAAGAGAAGTTTCCAAATAATACGGCTTTACCCCAATATCGAAATATTATCGACTTATTAGGTCCTTATCTTAACCCTGATATCGTCAGCTTAAAACAGCAATTACCCCGTTGTAATAATCCTACTTATGCTCAATCACTCCTTGAGCAAGCTATAACGGCGATAAAAGAGCAGCCTTACTATGTTGCTAAAAGCTTAGCTGAATTACAAACGCTTTCAGCCCAAACGATAGACGAGTCGTTAACAGAGACATCAGTATCAAAATTTAGCGATGGCACACATAGACAAGTGGCTTTAGACAATATCAATGATAGCCCTGCACCGATAAATAGTTCATTAAAAGTGGATGACGACAGCCGTTTAGCTATGCCATTACCAAAACAAGTGATGAGTGAAAAAGAATTAACGCAACGCTTAATGTTACTTGAGCAAGCAGCGGCTGAATTTTCAACCTTGCCCTTAACTTATGCCAACGAAACCGCCTCATTTACCGATGGTATTTGTACTATTTCTGTAGAGGAATTTAAGCACTTTACTCAATCAACCGATGCTTATGCTTATCAAAGTTATAGCGCTTTTAATCTTGAGCAGGTGCCGCCTACTATTAATAATATTGAAGATATCTATAGTGATGAAGACTACTTACTTAATAAAGAATCATTACAACTTGACGATATTGTTAAAGAAATAGCCCGCAGTCGAAATTTCAAACCCTTACTGCATTTTGGCTGGCGTCAAAAAACAAAAACTAAACAGTTAGCTGTGCCACTGAAAGTTATTGCCGGTGAAAATTTTTCAGAACAATACCAAAAAGAATTGCAACAATTTCAACAGCAACGCAAACAAGCACAAAGCCAAGAAGAGGCCCTGCATAACGCCTTATACAAAGATAGTTCGGCCCAAATAGAAAGGTCAGATGAAACAGTAAAAGAAAAAATAATGGCAGAACGTTTACAAGCGCTGCTGATAAAGCTACCCAACTTACCTACTGAGACAAAAAGTTTACTCGCTGAAATAGAGCAAGATATAACCGACACAGCGCTAATATTGAATACTAGCACCATGCAGGCAGCCCCAATCAAGCCTCCTCAAAACTGGACACTAGAGGGTTTTATCAAGGTAGAAGTTGACTTTTATTTACATATTACCGCTGATCTCAACGTAATGAATATGTCGTTAGCCGAACAAGCAACGCAGAGGTTATTACCTGGTGATAAACAAAAGCCATCGGCAATTTTAAAAACGATAAACTTTAAACAAGACCGACGAGTCAGAAGCACAGAAATACACTATTTTGATCATCCTTATATAGGTATGATCATTCGTATTCTGCCTTATGACAAACCCACTAAGGAAGTTGAACAGTCAACTCCACTTAACTAA
- a CDS encoding DUF1244 domain-containing protein has translation MNMDKEIEIQAAVFRRLLAHLDSRKDVQNIELMNLASFCRNCFSKWTVAEAEKLGVEVDIETARQQVYGMPYSEWKEKHQLPATAEQMEKFNQLQKK, from the coding sequence ATGAATATGGACAAAGAAATAGAAATACAAGCCGCTGTTTTTCGTCGTTTACTGGCTCACTTAGACAGTAGAAAAGATGTACAAAATATTGAGTTAATGAATTTAGCGAGTTTTTGTCGTAATTGTTTTTCTAAATGGACCGTTGCTGAGGCTGAGAAGTTAGGTGTTGAAGTAGATATCGAGACTGCTCGTCAGCAAGTTTATGGTATGCCCTATAGCGAATGGAAAGAAAAACACCAATTGCCAGCAACAGCAGAGCAAATGGAAAAATTTAATCAGTTACAAAAGAAGTAA